From Humibacter ginsenosidimutans, a single genomic window includes:
- a CDS encoding alpha/beta fold hydrolase, with protein sequence MPDSAERDVETQWVATPAGDRVAYDVRGDGPAVILVAGAGPYRGTDPNTPRTADLLAERGIRTLLYDRVGRGESVADGPFTLDRELAALSALIDVVGGHAVLWGQSSGGAIALRAAVDGLPVDGLALWETPLQQADDAAAWAREFAARIDAGDLLGALEHYSRDVPPERLRALKESPRLPQILATVPSQRADAEALAWADEALESGSFERVAAPVLAMTGEVTRPAMAHSAAVIASAVQNGRAATVAGARHQWEPEAMAVAIAAFVRTL encoded by the coding sequence ATGCCCGATTCAGCAGAACGCGATGTCGAGACGCAGTGGGTCGCCACGCCTGCGGGAGATCGCGTGGCGTACGACGTGCGCGGCGACGGGCCGGCCGTCATCCTGGTGGCAGGTGCCGGTCCGTATCGCGGCACCGATCCGAACACTCCACGTACTGCCGATCTGTTGGCCGAGCGGGGCATCCGCACCCTTCTGTACGACAGGGTCGGGCGCGGAGAGAGCGTCGCCGATGGCCCGTTCACGCTCGATCGTGAGCTCGCCGCACTCTCCGCACTCATCGACGTCGTCGGAGGGCACGCCGTGCTGTGGGGGCAGTCCTCCGGTGGTGCGATCGCCCTGCGCGCGGCGGTCGACGGCCTTCCGGTCGACGGACTCGCCCTGTGGGAGACGCCGCTGCAGCAGGCGGATGATGCGGCAGCCTGGGCGCGCGAGTTCGCGGCTCGAATCGACGCAGGCGATCTGCTCGGTGCGCTCGAGCACTACTCGCGGGACGTGCCGCCCGAGCGGCTGCGCGCGCTGAAGGAGTCTCCCCGGCTGCCGCAGATCCTGGCGACGGTGCCGTCGCAGCGCGCGGACGCCGAGGCGCTCGCCTGGGCGGATGAGGCTCTCGAGTCGGGAAGCTTCGAGCGGGTGGCCGCTCCCGTGCTGGCGATGACCGGCGAGGTGACCCGGCCCGCGATGGCGCATTCCGCTGCCGTCATCGCGTCGGCCGTGCAGAACGGTCGGGCCGCCACCGTCGCCGGTGCCCGCCACCAGTGGGAGCCGGAGGCCATGGCCGTCGCCATCGCCGCATTCGTGCGCACGCTCTGA
- a CDS encoding Clp protease N-terminal domain-containing protein: MVDFPVSLDNLIAFVEALHANGDPLLHLSDAVTVSNRVQSQADALIGYFVDQARRSGASWTQIGESMGVTKQAAQKRFVGRSTEWLEDAFHASSRPLERFAPRTRNVLAASRRLPSSGEIEPRHLVAALLGEPDSVATTVIHEAGVTDAALAEAMGVPLDAIAQAFVPASSDRAGTATFGTGAKRLIAHALDVALHYGHNYIGTEHLLLSAASEGPTVEPLAALGLDADHLSDAVEAKIDAIVRAKKTTRPAE; encoded by the coding sequence ATGGTTGATTTCCCCGTCTCTCTCGACAACCTCATCGCGTTCGTCGAAGCCCTGCACGCGAACGGCGACCCGCTGCTCCACCTCTCCGACGCCGTCACAGTGTCGAACCGCGTGCAGAGCCAGGCCGACGCCCTCATCGGCTACTTCGTCGATCAGGCACGCCGCTCCGGCGCATCGTGGACCCAGATCGGCGAGAGCATGGGCGTCACGAAGCAGGCCGCGCAGAAACGGTTCGTCGGCCGCTCCACAGAGTGGCTCGAAGATGCCTTTCACGCCTCATCCCGCCCACTGGAGCGCTTCGCACCCCGCACTCGCAACGTGCTCGCCGCCTCCCGCCGTCTCCCGTCCAGCGGCGAGATCGAGCCACGGCACCTCGTCGCGGCCCTGCTGGGAGAGCCGGACAGCGTGGCCACCACGGTCATCCACGAGGCGGGCGTGACGGATGCCGCGCTTGCCGAGGCGATGGGCGTGCCGCTCGACGCGATCGCACAGGCGTTCGTACCGGCATCCTCGGACCGGGCGGGCACCGCGACATTCGGAACCGGCGCCAAGAGGCTGATCGCGCACGCGCTCGACGTAGCGCTGCACTACGGACACAACTACATCGGCACCGAGCACCTGCTGCTCTCGGCGGCGTCGGAGGGTCCGACAGTCGAGCCGTTGGCCGCGCTCGGATTGGATGCCGACCACCTGAGCGACGCGGTGGAGGCGAAGATCGACGCCATCGTTCGAGCGAAGAAGACGACGCGTCCCGCAGAGTGA
- a CDS encoding DUF3151 family protein, whose translation MTPDSPAQTPNEPVIRLDAERDVVIELLDAGGEPRVLRMVVARYPRSSLAWAKLADATFDPDRPVESYAYALVGYRRGTEALKEAIDWDDAAAGIPSVPWSHEPNRGYLRSLYALSRAAEALGEAEEAAQYAEFLKRLDPTAAAEIEAARTAPIPVQHPAPPTESIVIRGED comes from the coding sequence ATGACGCCCGACAGCCCGGCGCAGACGCCGAATGAGCCCGTGATCCGCCTCGACGCAGAGCGCGACGTGGTCATCGAGCTTCTCGACGCCGGCGGAGAGCCACGGGTGTTACGGATGGTCGTCGCGCGGTACCCGCGCTCCAGCCTCGCGTGGGCGAAGCTCGCTGACGCCACGTTCGACCCCGACCGGCCCGTCGAGTCGTATGCGTACGCCCTCGTCGGGTACCGTCGCGGCACGGAGGCACTCAAAGAGGCCATTGACTGGGACGACGCAGCCGCCGGCATCCCGTCGGTGCCGTGGTCGCACGAACCCAACCGCGGCTATCTGCGGTCGCTCTACGCACTGTCACGGGCGGCGGAAGCCCTCGGCGAAGCCGAGGAAGCCGCCCAGTACGCCGAGTTCCTGAAGCGGCTGGACCCGACGGCGGCCGCCGAGATCGAGGCGGCCCGCACGGCGCCGATCCCTGTGCAGCATCCGGCACCGCCGACCGAGTCGATCGTCATTCGCGGCGAGGACTGA